The window CATTCTTATACTTCGATATTGCTAAACTTATATCAGTATCTAACTCAGCATATCTTCTGACAAATTTAGGCCTAAAATTAGAGAAGAGCCCTAACATATCTTGGGTTACGAGAACCTGACCATCACAAGCATTTCCAGCACCTATACCTATAGTTGGAATAGATATTCTTTCAGTCACTTCTTTAGCTAAATCAGCTGGAATACATTCCAATACAACTGCAAAAACCCCTGCCTTCTCCAAAACCAATACATCTTCAAGCAATTTCTTTCTAGCCTCAACCTCTCTTGCTTGAACTTTAAATCCTCCAAATTGATTGACAGATTGTGGGGTAAGACCTAAGTGTCCCATCACTGGAATTCCAGCTTGAACAACAGCCTTTACTTCCTCTGATATTTCACTGCCACCCTCTAATTTAACAGCTCCTACTCCAGTCTCTTTGATAATCCTTCCTGCATTCTGTACTGTCTTAGAAATATCATCTATCTTATAAGACATAAAAGGCATATCACTAACTACTAGGGACTCTTTTACTCCTCTAGCTACTGCCTTACTATGGTAGATAATATCATCTAAAGTTACTGCCAAAGTATCTTCATAACCCAAAACAACCATCCCTAAAGAGTCCCCAACTAAAATCACATCAATTCCAGCTCGATCTATCAGTTGAGCAGTAGGATAATCATAGGCTGTTAGCATAGTAATCTTCTGACCTAGCTCCTTCCTTTCTTGTAAAGTCTTGACAGTTATCTTTTCTCTCACTTCTATCACCTCACTTCTACTGATAATTAAGCTCTGGTAAATCAAATAGAAAAAGCCCTCTCATCCTTTAAGGACAAGAAGGCTTTTATAATCATAACCAAGCATAACTATATCATTAGACATAGTTATCCTAATATTTCAGATTCATACCGTCTCGGTCCTTGAGGATCCAAGCGAAAATATTAAATTGTATATAAAAATAGAAAAATCTACTACTATTATACTAAGTAAAACTTTTAATTGCAACCCTAAGTAAATTAAAATAACCCTGTAATCTTACCATTCTCATCAATATCTATATTCTCAGCAGCAGGTCGCTTAGGTAATCCTGGCATCGTCATCACATTTCCAGTTAATGCTACCAAAAATCCTGCACCTGCAGATACATTAATCTCTCTTACTGTTACTTCAAACCCCATCGGTCTTCCTTTCAAAGCAGGATTATCTGATAATGAAACAGGAGTCTTAGCCATACAGATTGGCATCTTATCAAAACCATCCTTAACTAGCTGCTTAATATCCTTCTTAGCTTGAGCTGTAAAGTTAACCTTAGCTGCTCCATATATTTCAGTAGCAATCTTAATTATCTTATCTTCAATAGAATCTTCAACATCATATAATACTTTGAAATCACTTGGCTTTTCAATTAGCTCCAATACCTTCTCAGCCAACTCGATTCCACCTTCTCCACCTTTAGCCCAAACTTGAGATAAGGCTACTTCTACTCCTAACTCTTCACAACGCTCTTTAATTAAATTCAATTCCGCCTCTGTATCTGTTGGAAATTCATTAATAGCAACAACTAAAGGCACTCCAAACTTCTGAACATTCTCAATATGCTTCTCTAAATTCTCTAAACCAGCTGCCAATGCATTTAAATTCTCCTCATTTAGTTCATCTTTGCTTACACCACCATGAAGCTTTAGAGCGCGAGCAGTAGCTACTACTACAACTGCATCAGGGGCTAACCCAGCAAAACGACATTTGATATTAAAGAACTTCTCCGCTCCTAAATCTGCCCCAAATCCAGCCTCTGTAACTACATAATCAGCAGTTTTAAGGGCTAATTTAGTAGCCATAACACTATTACAACCATGAGCAATATTAGCAAAAGGACCACCATGGATAAAGGCAGGAGTATTCTCTAAAGTCTGTACTAAATTAGGCTTGATTGCATCTTTTAATAATGCTGCCATTGCACCAGCAACCTTTAGATCTTTAGCTGTAATTGCTTCTCCTTCATAGTTATAAGCTACAACCATCTTACCTAGTCTTTCTTTTAAGTCCAATATCCCCTCTGCTAGACATAAAATCGCCATTACTTCAGAAGCAACGGTAATCATATATCCATCTTGACGAGGCTGACCATTTGCCGTTCCACCAAGACCTACTACTATCTCTCTTAAAGCACGGTCATTCATATCTACTACACGTTTAAAATTAATCTTAGTTTGATCTAAATTCAACTCATTTCCTTGCTTAATATGATTATCAATAGCTGCTGATAATAAATTATGAGCTATACCAATAGCATGAATATCACCTGTAAAATGTAAGTTAATATCCTCCATCGGTACAACTTGTGAATAACCTCCACCAGCTGCTCCTCCTTTAATTCCCATACATGGTCCTAAAGAAGGTTCACGTAATGCTATTGCAGTATTCTTCCCTATCTTATTTAAAGCTTGACCTAAACCAACAGTAGTAGTTGATTTTCCTTCTCCTGCTGGAGTAGGATTAATAGCTGTAGTTAAGATTAACTTAGCTGTCTTTTCTTTTTCCATCAACCTCCGATAAGTCTCTAATTTGATCTTTGCTTTATAATCACCATATAATTCAATATCATCTTCAGTCAATCCTAACTTGGCAGCTATCTCTTTAATATGTAACATCTTCGCCTCTTGGGCAATCTCAATATCTGACTTATAACTCACTTTTATCTTCCTCCCTTTAAGTTATTATCATTTTTAATATTTCTTTATCCTTCTAGATTTATCCTTCGTTTTTAATTTTTATGAATACTAACTTCTCTGATATAAAACAGTTTTTAACCTATTCAATTTTGTCTTTTCTTCTTGCTATTCACTACTTAACTCTTACTACTCCCCCTACGAGTTTTTATAGTTAAAAAAACTCTCCGTGAGCCGCTGATAATCTCTGTTTCTTAACCCAAAGCATCCATATAACGGCTCTACAAAAAAAACCGCCTGAACAAATAGCTTTTTATACTATCTGCCCAGGCGGTCGGCTAATTTATTATATAAGTCATAATCCCCTATGGTTAACTCCATAATTATCCGCCAGTATTATGACTACTTTTGCTTTGATTATAACATAATAGTTTTTTCTTAGTCAAGATTAAAAAAATTACATTTAATATCTTTTTATGGGATAATAAATCTTTAAACGTCCATTTATTTGCTCTAGAGACCACCCTAAATGAAGTTTTTAGTTAATATACTTTACAAGAATTATATTTTCTTTTTTCTTTTAGCACCACAATTACTACGTCTATTTTGATATAATAAATCTACTTTTAAATAATCCTTAAACCTAATTGCTCTAGAATCAAAACCAGCACCAAAAATTAAAATCTGCTCGATATCTTTGGCAAATTTATCAAAAAATTCATCAATCACTTCTGTTCTACCAATAATATATTGATACATACCTGAATTAAAAAATATCTTTTTAAATTGCTTTCTGAGAAAACTAACTTTTAAAATCATCTTAAAGAAAAATGGAAGAAAGATTGGAGCAATATAATCATCACTTTTATATAAATCATCATCTTCTTGAAAGGATAGTGCCTGCAATAATCATATCATTGGTGCTGTCCTCGAAACTTTCTTATTAATTCTCTTTAACATAATTAATTTCTCCTTTTTAAATATACTTTTTATTCAGCAGCATAACCTGAAACTTTAAAATCATCAAAGTAACTAATAACAGAATTCATTAAAGTATCTGAGTTATCTTCAGTAGCAGCACCTGCACTAGAGACAAAGACTCCTACATTAACGCCTTCCTCATGAGTATCTATCCCCGTTAACTTTCCTACAATATTTTCATTAATATAAAAGATGGCCTCATCATTATTTTGCTTTATTTTGATTCTATTCTGACCCCATTCATTAAGATGGCTTGTTTCTTCAGTTGTTAAATGAGTCCAACCATCTCCTGTAATTTCATTGTATCTACTAATACTATATTTTCCTAAATAAGGAGTAATCCGGAAAACATAATAATCAACGGAATCTTCATCCTCAACGCCATTAAAAATTACTCCAGAATGCCCCTCCCTTAGAGGCTGCTCTATATTTGCCTCAAGAGTATATTCTGATCCCAACTTAGCAATTGGAGCAATACTTGGAACTATTAAGCCACCTTTGAATAATTTAATTTCATAAGTACCATGGTCATTATAAGTTTTACTTGAAACATCATCTGTTCCAGTAACCCAACCAATATTTATACTACTAAAATCATCATGAAAATTTATTAATGTTGGTTCATTATTTTTAATAACCTCATCATCACCACTACAACCAGTTAACAATAGTAAAGCAATTAATGATACTACTACAGCAAAATTAAATTTCATAATACATTCTCTCCTTTTTATATTTTTAGGCATAAATCTTACTAATAATCATCGATTAAAATCTTAGTTGATTTTAATCTTTATTAAATAGAAAGTTAATAATTAACTTCCAGATATGATTGTAACGATCAGTTTCAACCTTATCATAGTCTAACTCTTTCTCACCTAAGAAGTGAGAATCTCTTATAACTATCTTTTCTCCTTCGCCAATAAAACCATTTAAAAATTCACACCCTCTTACCCTAGCATTCTTAGCAAAAATAGACTTTAATAAAGATCCTTCCTTAATATTAGCACTATCTGCATAAATATTGACAATCATACCTTTAGGAATCTTAATCTCAAAATATACTTCGTTCAAAGTAAAAGCTAACTTATTATCATCAAGATCATTGGGATAATTTTGAAGATGTTCTTCTTTATCAAAAGATATTACATTATTATCTGTAATAATCTCATATGGCTCTCTTACCAGATATGTCGTATCTATTTTTACATAGTTTCCATTCCAGGTCTCTACTCTTATCCGTGATCCTTTGAAATCCAGAGTTAATTCTTCCTCAATATCAACCTTTATATTTGAAGCACTTGCCAGTCCATTTAGAATAAATATTAAGGAAAATAAACAAATAAAGATTATAAATTTTGATCTCATTTATTCCCCCCCTTTCTTAAAAATAATTTTACTTTAACCTTAAATATATAATACATTATATATTTTAAAAAAGCCCCTAACTAAAGTTAGGAATTACAAAGCCCTTAGAAAATTCTAAGGGTCTTATCTGCTATCATTATTTAAATAACTATTCTAATCAAAGATCAGCCTTATTAAAATATACTATACTAGCTATTAAAGATAAACTAAAGGTAATAACTAAAGTTATCCATGAATGAGTTATTGAATATTCAGCTATATCTACAATCCCAAGCCCTGAAACACTAATTACCGTCGGTATAGTCTAAGGAAAAATAGCAGCATATTTAGAATTTGTAATAAGAATTGCAACCAAAGACGTAAAAATACTAAAACCAATTGCAGGCATAAAGTCTTTAAATATTAGAGTAATTAGAATAATAGTAGGAGTTAAAGCAAAAAGTAATACTCCACCTAATAAATAAATTTTAAGATATTTTATCAAAAGAGATGAAGTCAAGCCTGCAAAATTACCTACTAAGCCTAATATCTAAGCTAGAAGTATAGCAACTATCATCAATAATAGAATCCATCCTAATTATCATATACCAATCTGTTGCTATCCTCTTTAGGATTATCACTTCCTAACACAAAGAATCTACGTA of the Orenia metallireducens genome contains:
- a CDS encoding formate--tetrahydrofolate ligase produces the protein MSYKSDIEIAQEAKMLHIKEIAAKLGLTEDDIELYGDYKAKIKLETYRRLMEKEKTAKLILTTAINPTPAGEGKSTTTVGLGQALNKIGKNTAIALREPSLGPCMGIKGGAAGGGYSQVVPMEDINLHFTGDIHAIGIAHNLLSAAIDNHIKQGNELNLDQTKINFKRVVDMNDRALREIVVGLGGTANGQPRQDGYMITVASEVMAILCLAEGILDLKERLGKMVVAYNYEGEAITAKDLKVAGAMAALLKDAIKPNLVQTLENTPAFIHGGPFANIAHGCNSVMATKLALKTADYVVTEAGFGADLGAEKFFNIKCRFAGLAPDAVVVVATARALKLHGGVSKDELNEENLNALAAGLENLEKHIENVQKFGVPLVVAINEFPTDTEAELNLIKERCEELGVEVALSQVWAKGGEGGIELAEKVLELIEKPSDFKVLYDVEDSIEDKIIKIATEIYGAAKVNFTAQAKKDIKQLVKDGFDKMPICMAKTPVSLSDNPALKGRPMGFEVTVREINVSAGAGFLVALTGNVMTMPGLPKRPAAENIDIDENGKITGLF
- the panB gene encoding 3-methyl-2-oxobutanoate hydroxymethyltransferase; the encoded protein is MREKITVKTLQERKELGQKITMLTAYDYPTAQLIDRAGIDVILVGDSLGMVVLGYEDTLAVTLDDIIYHSKAVARGVKESLVVSDMPFMSYKIDDISKTVQNAGRIIKETGVGAVKLEGGSEISEEVKAVVQAGIPVMGHLGLTPQSVNQFGGFKVQAREVEARKKLLEDVLVLEKAGVFAVVLECIPADLAKEVTERISIPTIGIGAGNACDGQVLVTQDMLGLFSNFRPKFVRRYAELDTDISLAISKYKNDVKQGEFPKVEESF
- a CDS encoding class I SAM-dependent methyltransferase, producing MQALSFQEDDDLYKSDDYIAPIFLPFFFKMILKVSFLRKQFKKIFFNSGMYQYIIGRTEVIDEFFDKFAKDIEQILIFGAGFDSRAIRFKDYLKVDLLYQNRRSNCGAKRKKKI